The Hymenobacter sp. GOD-10R genome includes a window with the following:
- a CDS encoding nucleoside deaminase — protein sequence MTLSLYSDEHYMREALKQARYALAEEEIPIGAVVVLERQIIARAYNQTEKLRDVTAHAEMLALTAAANHVGNKYLSDCTLYVTIEPCVMCAGASAWAQVKRVVYGAHEEKRGYRRHGNLLHPRTELATGILAAESAELMQQFFAQRRK from the coding sequence ATGACTCTTTCTTTATACAGCGATGAGCACTACATGCGAGAGGCGCTGAAGCAAGCTCGCTATGCGTTAGCGGAGGAAGAAATTCCGATTGGGGCTGTGGTCGTGCTAGAGCGGCAGATTATTGCCCGTGCGTATAACCAGACCGAAAAGCTGCGCGACGTGACGGCCCACGCCGAGATGCTAGCCCTCACAGCCGCCGCAAACCATGTGGGCAACAAATACTTATCGGATTGTACGCTGTACGTCACCATCGAGCCTTGCGTGATGTGCGCGGGGGCCAGCGCCTGGGCACAGGTGAAGCGCGTGGTGTATGGTGCGCACGAGGAGAAGCGCGGCTATCGGCGGCACGGCAACCTACTGCATCCGCGCACTGAGCTAGCCACGGGCATCCTAGCCGCCGAAAGTGCGGAATTGATGCAACAGTTTTTCGCCCAAAGACGGAAATAA
- a CDS encoding superoxide dismutase yields MAFELPQLPYAYDAIEPYIDAQTMEIHHTKHHQAYVTNLNNAIQGTEMENQSLEEILHNIAKAPAAVRNNGGGHWNHSLFWTILGPNGGGEPTGAIGEAITQSFGSYDKFKEEFTKAATTRFGSGWAWLCKQPDGSLQICSTPNQDNPLMPDSGCKGVPVLGLDVWEHAYYLKYQNKRPDYIGAFYNAINWDEVNKRFAAI; encoded by the coding sequence ATGGCTTTCGAACTGCCCCAGCTGCCTTACGCCTACGACGCCATCGAACCGTACATCGATGCGCAGACCATGGAAATCCACCACACGAAGCACCACCAGGCGTACGTGACCAACCTGAACAATGCTATTCAGGGCACGGAAATGGAGAACCAGTCGCTGGAAGAAATCCTGCACAACATCGCCAAAGCGCCCGCTGCGGTGCGCAACAACGGCGGTGGTCACTGGAATCACTCGCTGTTCTGGACCATCCTAGGTCCGAACGGTGGTGGCGAACCCACTGGCGCTATCGGCGAGGCTATTACCCAGTCGTTCGGTAGCTACGATAAGTTCAAGGAAGAATTCACGAAGGCCGCCACTACGCGCTTCGGCTCGGGCTGGGCGTGGCTTTGCAAGCAGCCTGATGGCTCGCTGCAAATCTGCTCGACTCCAAACCAGGACAACCCGCTGATGCCTGATTCGGGCTGCAAAGGCGTACCTGTACTCGGCCTCGACGTATGGGAGCACGCGTACTACCTGAAGTATCAGAACAAGCGCCCCGACTACATCGGCGCGTTCTACAACGCCATCAACTGGGACGAAGTAAACAAGCGCTTCGCTGCCATCTAA
- a CDS encoding nucleoside permease produces MNTKLRLTILSFLQFFIWGSWLITIGAYWFQTKQWSGAKFGLIFSTMGLASIVMPSLMGILADKYINAEKLYGILHLLGGVMLAIVPSVASPETMFVVMLLNMFFYMPTLSLSIAVSYSVLKREGLDVVKDYPPIRVWGTIGFIAAMWTVSLLGFEKSGNQFYVAAIAAVILGLYAFTLPKCPPLSKGTPSRSLVDTLGLKSFALLRDPKMLTFFLFAMLLGAALQLTNAYGDTFLHDFDKIPAYQETFAVQHPAMIMSISQISETLFILAIPFFLRRFGIKQVMLFSMIAWVLRFGLLAYGNPGTGLWMIILSCIVYGMAFDFFNISGSLFVETQTTSSIRASAQGLFMMMTNGFGAVLGSSVSGWVIQEYFTNPTDQSKDWPSIWLTFAAYALVIAVLFVVLFRHKHNPQAVEDPQTEPLLSTSEA; encoded by the coding sequence ATGAACACCAAGTTGCGTCTTACCATCCTGAGCTTCCTACAGTTCTTTATCTGGGGTTCGTGGCTGATAACCATTGGGGCGTACTGGTTCCAGACCAAGCAGTGGTCGGGGGCGAAGTTCGGGCTCATCTTCTCCACCATGGGACTGGCCTCTATCGTGATGCCGTCGCTCATGGGCATTCTGGCTGACAAGTACATTAATGCCGAAAAACTTTACGGCATTCTGCACCTGCTGGGCGGCGTGATGCTGGCTATCGTGCCCTCCGTGGCCTCGCCCGAAACCATGTTCGTGGTGATGCTGCTGAACATGTTCTTCTACATGCCCACGCTGTCACTGTCCATTGCCGTGTCCTATTCGGTACTGAAGCGCGAAGGCCTCGACGTAGTCAAGGATTACCCGCCCATTCGGGTGTGGGGCACCATTGGCTTCATTGCGGCTATGTGGACGGTGAGCTTGCTAGGCTTCGAAAAATCGGGTAACCAATTTTACGTGGCAGCTATTGCGGCCGTTATCCTAGGTCTCTATGCGTTTACTTTGCCTAAGTGCCCACCGCTGTCCAAAGGAACGCCTAGCCGTTCGTTGGTCGATACCCTAGGCCTGAAGTCGTTTGCGCTGCTGCGCGACCCAAAGATGCTGACCTTCTTCCTGTTTGCGATGCTGCTGGGTGCGGCGTTGCAGCTCACCAACGCGTACGGCGACACCTTCCTGCACGATTTCGACAAGATTCCGGCCTACCAGGAAACCTTCGCGGTGCAGCATCCGGCTATGATCATGTCCATCTCGCAGATCTCCGAAACGCTGTTCATCCTAGCCATTCCGTTCTTCTTACGGCGCTTTGGCATCAAGCAGGTAATGCTGTTCAGCATGATTGCCTGGGTGTTGCGCTTTGGTCTGCTAGCCTACGGCAACCCCGGCACGGGCCTGTGGATGATTATCCTCTCGTGCATTGTGTACGGCATGGCGTTCGACTTCTTCAACATTTCCGGCTCCCTGTTCGTCGAAACCCAGACTACATCATCTATTCGCGCCAGCGCTCAGGGGCTGTTTATGATGATGACCAATGGCTTTGGCGCAGTACTCGGTAGCTCCGTGAGCGGCTGGGTGATTCAGGAGTACTTCACCAACCCCACCGACCAGAGCAAGGACTGGCCTAGCATCTGGCTAACGTTTGCAGCTTACGCCTTAGTTATTGCCGTGTTGTTCGTTGTTCTGTTCAGACACAAACACAATCCGCAAGCCGTCGAAGATCCGCAAACTGAACCGCTGCTTTCTACCAGCGAAGCTTAG
- a CDS encoding purine nucleoside permease, which yields MRKLFPLFLLLFATLTTSAQTPASKSKVAKPIPVRVVIITMFERGEDTGDTPGEFQYWVERLPLKETIAFPQGYRNLRYNPEKQVLGICTGMGTARSAASIMALGLDPRFDLSHAYWMVAGIAGIDPADGSTGSAVWSEWLVDGDLAHEIDPREMPKEWTTGYIPLSKTKPYQEPARAGEYNNAMHLNSGLVHWAYDLTKDLKLPDNDKIREMRMAYTNYPTAQQPPKVMMGDHLAAMTYWHGQYANDWANDWVKYWTQGKGNFVTSAMEDTGTGQSLEFLAKAGKVDFQRYLVLRTASNFTMQHPGITAIQSLANEEHGQDKGYSAYLPSLESAYMTGEKVVNNLVSNWNTFKDKIPGN from the coding sequence ATGAGAAAACTTTTTCCGCTCTTTCTTCTACTCTTCGCTACCCTTACTACTTCTGCTCAAACGCCTGCTTCGAAGAGCAAGGTGGCGAAGCCCATTCCTGTCCGCGTGGTGATTATCACCATGTTTGAGCGCGGTGAAGACACCGGCGACACACCCGGAGAATTTCAATATTGGGTGGAGCGCCTACCCCTGAAGGAAACCATTGCCTTTCCGCAAGGCTACCGCAACCTGCGCTACAACCCCGAGAAGCAAGTGCTCGGCATTTGCACAGGCATGGGCACAGCCAGGTCGGCGGCTTCTATTATGGCGCTGGGCCTAGACCCGCGTTTCGACCTTTCGCATGCGTATTGGATGGTGGCAGGCATTGCCGGCATCGACCCGGCTGATGGTAGCACAGGCTCGGCGGTGTGGTCGGAGTGGCTAGTAGATGGCGACCTAGCTCACGAAATCGACCCGCGCGAAATGCCGAAAGAATGGACGACAGGCTACATCCCGTTAAGTAAAACCAAGCCGTACCAGGAACCCGCTCGCGCTGGTGAGTACAACAATGCCATGCATCTCAACTCCGGTTTGGTGCACTGGGCTTATGATCTGACCAAAGACCTGAAGCTGCCCGACAACGATAAAATTCGGGAGATGCGCATGGCCTACACTAATTACCCCACCGCCCAGCAGCCACCCAAAGTAATGATGGGCGACCACCTAGCGGCCATGACCTACTGGCACGGCCAGTACGCCAACGATTGGGCCAATGACTGGGTGAAGTACTGGACCCAAGGCAAAGGCAACTTCGTGACTTCGGCCATGGAAGACACCGGCACGGGGCAGTCGCTGGAGTTCCTAGCTAAGGCGGGCAAAGTAGACTTTCAGCGCTACTTGGTGCTCCGCACGGCGAGCAACTTCACGATGCAGCACCCGGGCATCACGGCCATTCAGAGCCTAGCCAACGAAGAACATGGGCAAGACAAAGGCTACTCGGCCTACCTCCCGTCGCTGGAGTCGGCTTACATGACCGGCGAAAAAGTAGTGAACAACCTTGTGAGTAACTGGAACACCTTCAAAGACAAAATTCCCGGCAACTAA
- a CDS encoding TonB-dependent receptor, with amino-acid sequence MRSLYLRILLLALCTLVHHVGWAQGVTTSSMTGIVKDTKGQSLPGASVVAVHTPSGTKYGTATNSDGRYNLPNMRVGGPYTITVSYVGYETKVLDNIQLALGTAGTFSFNLSDQSSALQEVVVTGNKNGVFSSDRTGAATNITREAINSLPTLSRSLTDFTRLTPQANGQSFGGQDNRLNNITVDGSILNSSFGLAGQPGGRANATPISLDAIEQIQVNVAPYDVRQSGFVGAGVNAVTRSGTNEFSGSVFYNIQGDKLVGDRAKNTKLTVNNFSNKQAGFRLGGPIIKDKLFFFVNGELERRVDPATQYRANQGGETVAGNTTRVLASDLDAISNYLRTNFGYETGAYQDYNLERRSDKLLAKLDYNISDKHRASIRYNMLNARQDVPINTGSFVSGARRGNLNSLTFQNSNYVQLEKIQSVIGELNSSFTSKLSNNLILGYTYQNENRDQGNAFPLVDIQSAGTTYLSFGFDPFTYNNLLTYSTLQLQDNLSYYAGNHTLTAGYNLERLSYNNTFVQNGVGVYTYSSLSDFYAAANAGLAGSPVSPVNLVRYQQQYSALPGNALPTSRTKVTYTGLYFQDNWLPKPNVSVTLGIRADVPFFDKTGLLNQAASELTFRDENGKQLKARTDEMPKARPLWSPRVGFNWDVLNNKTLQVRGGTGIFTGRPAFVWIGNQIGQNGVLLGTTDVTNTTAIPFSPNIAANYPANPTLPPTYQLNITDRDFRFPQVWKSNLAIDKTLFAGIIGTLEFIYNKNINAIRYVNINQADPLGNFAGPDTRLRYPGSAAANRLNSTITQNYYLTNTSKGSSYSLTAQLERPFSNGLFVRAAYNYGHAKDLMSAGTTASGTYGGIYSVNGGNYPSLSYSDNDLRHRVIGSVSYRKEYGNFGATQISLFYEARNQGRFSYTYSGDQNGDSFTGNDLLFVPNSASDLTFLPITTGSGSSTTTLFTAAQQAAAFDAYINQDKYLKDHRGQYTERNGVLMPWVARADLSLVQEFFVNVGKKRNTLQLRADVFNVGNLLNHNWGVGDFYINRSPLIAAGTNTAGVPQYRMATLGTGANQSLLTTTYQNSATLSQTPSVASDVWTAQLGIRYIFN; translated from the coding sequence ATGCGAAGCTTGTACTTACGAATTTTACTGCTGGCGCTGTGCACGCTGGTCCACCACGTGGGCTGGGCACAGGGCGTCACCACGTCCTCCATGACGGGCATCGTCAAGGACACCAAGGGGCAGTCCTTGCCCGGAGCTAGCGTCGTAGCTGTTCACACGCCTTCCGGCACCAAGTACGGCACGGCTACTAACTCCGATGGCCGCTACAACCTGCCCAACATGCGCGTGGGTGGGCCTTACACCATCACGGTGAGCTACGTTGGCTACGAAACCAAAGTACTCGACAACATCCAGCTAGCGCTAGGCACGGCGGGCACCTTCAGCTTTAACCTCTCCGATCAGTCGAGTGCGCTGCAAGAGGTAGTGGTGACGGGCAACAAGAACGGCGTGTTCAGCTCGGATAGGACGGGCGCGGCCACCAACATCACGCGCGAAGCCATCAACTCGCTGCCCACGCTGAGCCGCTCCCTCACCGATTTCACGCGCCTCACGCCCCAAGCTAACGGGCAAAGCTTTGGCGGCCAGGATAACCGCTTGAACAACATCACCGTCGACGGCTCCATCCTGAACAGCAGCTTTGGCCTAGCTGGGCAGCCCGGCGGCCGCGCCAACGCCACGCCCATCAGCCTCGATGCCATCGAGCAGATTCAGGTGAACGTAGCCCCCTACGACGTGCGCCAAAGCGGCTTTGTAGGCGCGGGCGTGAATGCGGTGACCCGTAGCGGCACCAACGAGTTTTCGGGCTCGGTGTTTTATAACATTCAGGGAGACAAGCTAGTAGGCGACCGGGCCAAGAACACAAAGCTCACCGTCAATAATTTCTCCAACAAGCAGGCAGGCTTCCGCCTCGGTGGCCCGATCATCAAAGACAAGCTGTTCTTCTTCGTGAATGGCGAACTAGAGCGTCGCGTTGACCCGGCTACACAATACCGCGCCAACCAAGGCGGCGAGACGGTGGCGGGCAACACCACCCGCGTGCTAGCTTCTGACCTCGATGCCATCAGCAACTATCTGCGCACCAACTTCGGCTACGAGACCGGCGCTTACCAGGACTACAACCTAGAGCGCCGCAGCGACAAGCTGCTGGCTAAGCTCGACTACAACATCAGCGACAAGCACCGGGCGAGCATTCGCTACAACATGCTGAACGCGCGGCAGGATGTGCCGATCAACACGGGTAGCTTTGTGAGTGGCGCACGGCGCGGCAACCTGAACTCACTGACGTTCCAGAACTCGAACTACGTGCAGCTGGAGAAAATTCAGTCAGTGATTGGGGAGTTGAACTCTAGCTTCACCTCGAAACTCTCCAACAACCTGATCCTAGGCTACACCTACCAGAACGAGAACCGTGACCAAGGCAACGCCTTCCCGCTAGTGGACATTCAGAGCGCTGGCACTACCTACCTCTCGTTTGGCTTCGACCCCTTCACTTACAACAACCTGCTGACGTATTCGACGCTGCAGTTGCAGGATAATCTCTCGTACTACGCCGGCAACCACACGCTGACGGCCGGCTACAACCTGGAGCGCCTGAGCTACAACAACACCTTCGTGCAAAATGGCGTGGGCGTGTACACCTATAGCTCGCTGTCGGACTTCTACGCGGCAGCTAACGCAGGCCTCGCCGGCTCGCCTGTTTCCCCCGTGAACTTGGTGCGCTATCAGCAGCAGTACTCGGCGCTGCCCGGCAACGCACTGCCAACCTCGCGCACGAAAGTGACCTACACGGGTCTGTACTTCCAAGATAACTGGCTGCCCAAGCCCAACGTGAGCGTGACCCTAGGTATCCGGGCCGACGTGCCTTTCTTTGACAAGACGGGTCTATTGAACCAAGCAGCTTCCGAGCTAACCTTCAGGGATGAAAACGGCAAACAGCTAAAAGCGCGGACTGATGAAATGCCGAAAGCTAGGCCGCTCTGGTCGCCGCGCGTTGGCTTCAACTGGGATGTGCTCAACAACAAAACGCTGCAAGTGCGCGGCGGTACGGGCATCTTCACCGGTCGCCCGGCTTTCGTGTGGATCGGCAACCAGATCGGCCAGAACGGTGTGCTGCTCGGCACGACCGACGTGACGAATACGACGGCCATTCCATTTAGCCCCAACATTGCGGCCAACTACCCCGCCAATCCGACGCTGCCCCCCACGTACCAGCTGAACATCACCGACCGGGATTTCCGCTTTCCGCAGGTGTGGAAGAGCAACCTAGCTATCGACAAGACGTTGTTCGCGGGCATCATCGGGACCTTGGAGTTCATTTATAACAAGAACATCAACGCGATTCGCTATGTGAACATCAACCAGGCCGACCCGCTGGGCAACTTCGCCGGACCGGACACGCGGTTGCGCTACCCTGGCTCGGCCGCGGCCAACCGCTTGAATTCGACGATCACGCAGAACTACTACCTGACCAATACCAGCAAGGGCTCTTCTTACAGCTTGACGGCTCAACTGGAGCGCCCGTTCTCCAACGGCTTGTTTGTGCGGGCAGCCTACAACTATGGTCACGCGAAAGACTTGATGTCGGCAGGCACGACGGCCTCGGGTACGTACGGCGGCATCTACTCCGTGAATGGCGGCAACTATCCTAGCCTCTCCTACTCCGACAATGACCTGCGTCACCGCGTTATTGGCTCGGTATCGTACCGCAAAGAGTACGGCAACTTCGGCGCCACGCAAATCTCGCTATTCTACGAAGCTCGCAACCAGGGCCGCTTCAGCTACACCTACAGCGGCGACCAGAACGGCGACAGCTTCACCGGCAACGACCTTCTTTTTGTACCAAATTCGGCCAGCGACCTGACCTTCCTGCCCATTACGACTGGTTCAGGTAGCAGCACTACGACGTTATTCACTGCCGCCCAACAGGCTGCTGCTTTTGATGCGTACATCAACCAGGACAAGTACCTGAAAGATCACCGCGGGCAGTACACGGAGCGCAACGGCGTGCTGATGCCCTGGGTCGCCCGCGCTGATTTGAGCTTGGTGCAAGAGTTTTTCGTGAACGTCGGCAAAAAGCGCAACACGCTACAGCTCCGCGCCGACGTGTTCAACGTGGGCAACCTGCTCAACCACAACTGGGGCGTGGGTGATTTCTACATCAACCGCTCGCCGCTGATTGCGGCCGGCACCAATACGGCCGGCGTACCGCAATACCGCATGGCAACCCTAGGTACGGGCGCCAACCAAAGCCTGCTCACCACTACCTACCAGAACTCGGCTACCCTGAGCCAGACGCCCTCGGTAGCCAGCGACGTCTGGACGGCGCAGCTCGGTATCCGCTACATTTTCAACTAA
- a CDS encoding NCS2 family permease: MQTQLEKLFQLQHHQTTIRTEVVAGLTTYLTMAYIVFVVPTTLGAAGMDKQALIAVTCLVTALSTALMGLGANVPIAVAPGLGMSAFFTYTLVLTNHIPWPVALGIGFWAGVLFLVLSLIGAREKLVQAIPPSIVTAIPVGIGMFLLFIGLRNMGVVVANPNTLVMLGKFTPSVVISVGGLFVTLALLIRNVKGAILLGIVLATIVAALAGLVAPPEGIFTSGVRVAPVAFKLDVLGALRWSLLGPVFALFYINLFDSLGTLVACASEAKLVQANGKIERLSRMLNIDAVAAIVSSLLGTSPSTAYIESATGIAAGGRTGLTAVVTSLLFLGSLAIIPLISIVPAYATAPSLVIVGLLMISQIRHLDFSKFEEYIPALFTILMMPFSFSIATGMACGFLSWGLIRLLLFRPREISGVLYVIMALSLISLLL, encoded by the coding sequence ATGCAGACCCAACTCGAAAAGCTCTTTCAGCTTCAACACCACCAAACCACCATCCGAACCGAGGTAGTGGCTGGCCTCACCACGTATCTCACGATGGCCTATATCGTGTTTGTGGTGCCCACTACCCTGGGTGCCGCCGGCATGGATAAGCAGGCGCTCATCGCCGTTACGTGCTTGGTCACGGCATTGTCTACGGCGCTGATGGGCCTAGGTGCCAATGTACCGATAGCTGTGGCCCCAGGGCTAGGTATGAGTGCGTTTTTCACTTATACGCTCGTGCTTACCAACCACATTCCGTGGCCAGTGGCGCTAGGCATTGGATTTTGGGCCGGCGTGCTGTTCCTAGTGCTCAGCCTCATTGGTGCCCGCGAAAAGCTGGTGCAAGCCATTCCGCCTTCCATCGTCACGGCTATTCCGGTGGGCATCGGCATGTTCTTGCTGTTCATCGGGCTGCGCAACATGGGCGTGGTCGTGGCTAACCCCAACACGCTGGTGATGCTCGGCAAGTTTACGCCCTCTGTAGTCATTAGCGTGGGTGGGCTGTTCGTGACCCTAGCTTTGCTAATCCGCAACGTGAAGGGCGCGATTCTGCTGGGCATTGTGCTAGCTACCATCGTGGCCGCCTTAGCTGGTCTGGTAGCGCCACCGGAAGGCATCTTTACGTCGGGCGTGCGGGTGGCGCCAGTTGCGTTCAAACTTGATGTGCTAGGTGCTTTGCGCTGGAGCTTGCTCGGGCCCGTGTTTGCCTTGTTCTACATCAACCTGTTCGACTCGCTGGGCACCTTGGTTGCTTGTGCCAGCGAGGCAAAGCTAGTGCAGGCAAATGGCAAGATTGAGCGTCTCAGCCGCATGCTGAACATTGATGCGGTGGCGGCCATCGTCAGCAGTTTGCTTGGTACCTCGCCTAGCACCGCCTACATCGAATCGGCTACGGGTATTGCAGCGGGTGGTCGTACGGGGCTCACGGCAGTAGTTACGAGTCTGCTCTTCCTAGGCTCTCTGGCTATTATTCCGCTCATCAGCATAGTGCCCGCTTACGCTACGGCGCCTTCGCTGGTCATTGTCGGCTTGCTCATGATCAGTCAAATCCGACACCTCGATTTCAGCAAGTTTGAGGAGTATATTCCGGCACTCTTCACTATCCTGATGATGCCTTTCAGCTTCTCCATTGCTACCGGTATGGCCTGCGGATTTCTTTCCTGGGGTCTCATCCGATTGCTCTTATTTCGGCCGCGCGAAATAAGTGGCGTGCTGTACGTGATTATGGCGCTTTCCCTTATTAGCTTGCTGCTCTAA
- a CDS encoding nucleoside-diphosphate kinase, translating into MATNRTFTMIKPDAVQENHIGGILHMIEEGGFRIVSLKKVRLTPERAGKFYEVHKERPFYNDLVKYMSSGPIVAAILEKDNAVADFRTLIGATNPAQAAEGTIRKKYAKSIEANAVHGSDSDENAQIEGDFYFSADEQF; encoded by the coding sequence ATGGCAACGAATCGCACGTTCACGATGATTAAGCCCGACGCCGTACAGGAAAACCACATTGGTGGCATCCTGCACATGATCGAAGAAGGCGGCTTCCGCATCGTTTCGCTTAAGAAAGTACGCCTGACGCCCGAGCGCGCCGGTAAGTTTTACGAAGTTCATAAGGAGCGTCCTTTCTACAACGACCTTGTGAAATACATGTCGTCGGGCCCCATCGTCGCTGCTATCCTAGAGAAGGATAACGCCGTGGCCGACTTCCGTACGCTGATTGGGGCTACCAACCCGGCGCAGGCTGCTGAAGGCACCATCCGGAAGAAGTACGCCAAGAGCATCGAGGCTAACGCCGTGCATGGTTCTGACTCCGACGAAAACGCGCAAATCGAAGGCGACTTCTACTTCAGCGCTGACGAGCAGTTCTAA
- a CDS encoding bifunctional oligoribonuclease/PAP phosphatase NrnA has protein sequence MSTITDLKELLAQPRQIFITTHHKPDADALGSSLAMAGYLRKKGHHVTVVTPSDYPSFLEWMPGNDEVIIYEAQQNDAQVRDIISRAEVIFCLDFSCLGRINEMGEYIRAARGTKVLIDHHLEPEQFADLDFSNPKAAATAELVFEVIRDLGDQRLIDVGIGECLYAGIMTDTGSFRHPSTSRNVHLIIAELLDAGIDLSSVHRRIYDSHSEMRLRFLGFVLKDKLTVLPEYNTAYIAITQDELRRYQSKTGDTEGLVNFALSIEGVVFAAILIDRGSAVKISFRSVGDFSVNEFARKHFNGGGHHNASGGISYDPLDVTVQRFLDLLPEYQTRLVTAPLAVAPPTA, from the coding sequence ATGTCCACTATCACCGACTTGAAGGAGCTGCTTGCGCAGCCCCGGCAAATCTTCATCACCACGCACCACAAGCCCGACGCTGATGCCTTGGGTTCGTCGTTAGCCATGGCGGGGTATCTCCGCAAAAAAGGGCACCACGTGACCGTAGTGACGCCTTCTGACTACCCTAGCTTCCTTGAGTGGATGCCCGGTAACGACGAGGTGATTATCTACGAAGCACAGCAAAACGACGCCCAGGTGCGCGACATCATCAGCCGAGCCGAGGTCATTTTCTGCCTCGACTTCAGCTGCCTAGGTCGCATCAACGAGATGGGCGAGTACATCCGTGCCGCGCGTGGGACGAAGGTGCTCATCGACCACCACCTAGAGCCGGAGCAGTTTGCCGACCTAGATTTCTCCAACCCCAAAGCCGCCGCTACGGCAGAGCTCGTGTTTGAGGTCATTCGTGACCTCGGCGACCAGCGCCTCATCGACGTAGGCATTGGCGAGTGTCTGTATGCCGGCATTATGACCGACACGGGCTCGTTCCGCCACCCGAGCACTTCGCGCAATGTGCACTTGATCATTGCCGAGCTCCTCGACGCTGGCATCGATTTGAGCTCCGTACACCGCCGCATCTACGACTCACACTCCGAGATGCGCCTGCGCTTCCTAGGTTTCGTGCTGAAGGATAAGCTCACGGTGCTGCCCGAGTACAACACGGCCTACATTGCCATCACCCAGGATGAGCTGCGCCGGTACCAATCGAAAACGGGTGATACCGAAGGACTCGTAAATTTTGCGCTCAGCATTGAGGGTGTGGTATTCGCTGCTATTTTAATTGACCGCGGATCGGCCGTTAAGATTTCCTTCCGTTCGGTGGGTGACTTCTCGGTGAACGAGTTTGCGCGCAAGCACTTCAACGGCGGTGGCCACCACAATGCCTCCGGTGGCATCAGCTACGACCCGCTCGACGTGACGGTACAGCGCTTCTTAGACCTTCTTCCTGAGTACCAAACCCGTCTCGTGACGGCCCCCTTGGCGGTTGCGCCGCCGACGGCGTAA
- a CDS encoding FKBP-type peptidyl-prolyl cis-trans isomerase: MLFSRNFLSLALAAGVLGLASCNKGGGEFKKAKSGFEYKVFKSTGKGKYDAREVAPEGDPTYKERTGKVMALNVEYRTGKDSILFNSRKQQMGIPMRIELQEVKTKGGLEEAISLLQPGDSGVFRFNVDTIFAKSFKAPVPPFMKKAGATMTMYVKVDKVQTKEEAMADQQKSMMEAQQKMMTHAKDQLKKDDVLLQEYIKKNNLTAQRDTSGIYYVVTQPGAGAKPKQGQTVSVQYRGTLLDGKEFDSSAKGNGGKPISFALGVGQVIPGWDKGIALLSKGSKATLLIPSSLAYGQRGAGADIPADAPLRFDVELVDIK, from the coding sequence ATGCTCTTTTCACGCAATTTTCTGAGTCTGGCTCTGGCAGCCGGCGTATTAGGCCTAGCCTCCTGCAACAAGGGCGGTGGCGAATTCAAAAAGGCCAAATCGGGCTTTGAATACAAAGTCTTCAAGAGCACAGGCAAAGGCAAGTACGACGCCCGCGAAGTAGCTCCCGAAGGCGACCCTACTTACAAAGAGCGGACGGGCAAGGTGATGGCCCTGAACGTGGAGTATCGCACCGGCAAAGACTCCATCTTGTTCAACTCGCGCAAGCAACAGATGGGCATTCCAATGCGCATTGAGCTGCAAGAAGTGAAAACTAAGGGTGGCTTAGAAGAAGCTATTTCCCTTCTCCAGCCTGGCGACAGCGGCGTGTTTCGCTTCAACGTGGATACAATCTTCGCTAAGTCGTTCAAAGCACCGGTGCCACCATTCATGAAGAAGGCTGGCGCTACCATGACCATGTACGTGAAAGTGGACAAGGTGCAGACGAAGGAAGAAGCCATGGCCGACCAGCAGAAGTCGATGATGGAAGCCCAGCAGAAGATGATGACTCATGCCAAAGATCAGCTCAAGAAGGACGACGTTCTGCTGCAAGAGTACATCAAGAAAAACAATCTCACGGCGCAGCGCGATACGTCGGGCATCTACTACGTAGTGACGCAGCCCGGTGCGGGCGCGAAGCCAAAGCAAGGCCAGACGGTATCGGTACAATACCGCGGCACGCTGCTCGACGGTAAAGAGTTCGACTCTTCGGCAAAAGGCAACGGCGGTAAGCCGATTTCGTTTGCGCTAGGTGTTGGCCAAGTAATTCCGGGTTGGGATAAAGGCATTGCCCTGCTCAGCAAAGGCAGCAAGGCTACGCTCCTCATTCCTTCGTCTCTGGCTTACGGACAACGCGGCGCTGGCGCCGATATCCCGGCCGATGCTCCGCTCCGCTTCGATGTGGAACTAGTTGACATTAAATAG